A genome region from Culex pipiens pallens isolate TS unplaced genomic scaffold, TS_CPP_V2 Cpp_Un0017, whole genome shotgun sequence includes the following:
- the LOC120429755 gene encoding LOW QUALITY PROTEIN: septin-interacting protein 1 (The sequence of the model RefSeq protein was modified relative to this genomic sequence to represent the inferred CDS: deleted 1 base in 1 codon) translates to MAAEEYERFEITDHDLESEFNPNRRSRRPTKNQQIYGIWADDDSENELEEGSRRGGGRSGGKKTKDYSAPIGFVAGGIQQAGKKKEEKKEKSEDEEEDDERPRFGAAARKVSGTSSESDQEEVRDIRSMAGFRKAGGGFQQKGGPSGRGVGGWEQHTRGIGAKLLLQMGYQPGKGLGKDLQGISAPIEAHLRKGRGAIGAYGPEKKTVVMDQKAPKEAIGSKKEDLKELTESGQQWRKDKHKGRYFYKSVEDVIEKGKRSYNLFDKNSKMSQVKVIDMTGPESRVLSGYHALGQAKVADEDLYDGKPTKETSNFALPELMHNLNLIVDYCEQDIIAIDKQKTTAKDREEQLEIEKENLIKITQLEEDYIATLEGALELVQALVEPEDGFVSLEECERIFVRIQSEFAAEYKEFGLADLAPGVVAPMIAARLKEWNPFVDPTRHLELFKRWRTILGSSSDSEKRNLLDPYSALVWSGVIPSVRTVATTWDPRIHQPMIALLDAWAPLLPAWILDNVLEQIIMSKLTAAVTEWDPLTDHIPIHIWIQPWAGILGSKMEESIYPTIREKLSKALKAWNPEDRSARAMITPWKGVMAEEDLQVFLTKNIIPKLELRLTELVINPLQQDLEIFNQVWEWHELISTIQMASILDKYFFPKWIQTLVLWLNQSPNFDQVTRWYQGWKSQLTDDIVRQTNIKENFRKALDLMQRSIGITTGSSSSSSSSALPEPMDTIPPPPVPPSMSASKPVMLDLDTAPSLEFKELVSQKCAERGIIFAPMPGRREMGKQVYRVGKLFCYIDRSVCIVSFDGGVSWTPVSLPALIERAING, encoded by the exons ATGGCCGCCGAGGAGTACGAGCGGTTCGAGATCACGGACCACGATCTGGAGAGCGAGTTCAACCCGAACCGGCGCAGTCGGCGACCTACGAAGAATCAGCAAATTTACGGCATCTGGGCGGACGACGATTCCGAGAATGAGCTGGAGGAAGGTTCCAGGCGGGGTGGTGGG CGCAGCGGTGGTAAGAAGACGAAGGACTACTCGGCGCCGATTGGGTTTGTGGCCGGCGGGATTCAGCAAGCTGGGAAGAAAAAGGAGGAAAAGAAGGAGAAGAGTGAggacgaggaggaggacgatGAGCGGCCACGGTTTGGGGCGGCGGCGAGGAAGGTCAGCGGGACCAGTTCCGAGTCGGATCAGGAGGAGGTTCGGGATATTCGGTCGATGGCTGGGTTTAGAAAGGCTGGAGGAGGATTTCAGCAGAAGGGTGGCCCGTCTGGGAGGGGAGTTGGCGGTTGGGAGCAGCATACGAGGGGAATCGGTGCCAAGCTGCTGCTCCAGATGGGTTACCAGCCGGGAAAGGGTTTGGGAAAGGACCTGCAAGGTATATCGGCCCCGATTGAGGCTCATCTGAGGAAGGGACGAGGAGCGATTGGCGCTTACGGACCGGAGAAGAAGACGGTCGTGATGGATCAGAAGGCGCCGAAAGAAGCAATTGGGAGCAAGAAGGAGGACCTTAAGGAGTTGACCGAAAGTGGCCAGCAGTGGCGCAAGGACAAGCACAAGGGACGGTACTTTTACAAGAGCGTCGAAGATGTCATCGAGAAGGGCAAACGATCGTACAACTTGTTTGATAAAAACTCCAAAATGAGTCAAGTTAAGGTGATCGACATGACCGGGCCGGAGAGTCGCGTCCTGAGCGGATATCACGCCCTCGGACAGGCCAAGGTCGCGGACGAAGATCTGTACGATGGAAAACCGACGAAGGAAACGAGCAATTTTGCACTGCCCGAGTTGATGCACAATTTGAACTTGATTGTGGACTATTGCGAGCAGGACATCATTGCGATCGACAAGCAGAAGACGACGGCGAAAGATCGCGAGGAGCAGCTGGAGATTGAGAAGGAGAACTTGATCAAAATCACGCAGCTTGAGGAGGACTACATTGCGACGCTGGAAG GTGCCCTCGAGCTCGTGCAAGCCCTCGTCGAACCCGAGGACGGGTTCGTCTCGCTGGAGGAGTGCGAACGCATCTTTGTCCGCATCCAGTCCGAGTTCGCGGCCGAGTACAAAGAGTTTGGCCTTGCCGATCTCGCCCCGGGTGTCGTTGCTCCGATGATCGCGGCCCGGCTCAAAGAGTGGAATCCCTTCGTCGATCCGACGCGCCATCTGGAGTTGTTTAAGCGCTGGCGCACGATCCTCGGTTCGTCTTCCGACTCGGAAAAGCGTAATTTGCTCGATCCGTACTCGGCTCTGGTTTGGTCCGGGGTCATTCCGAGTGTGCGGACTGTGGCGACCACGTGGGATCCGCGCATTCATCAGCCCATGATTGCGCTGTTGGACGCGTGGGCGCCACTGTTGCCGGCGTGGATTTTGGATAACGTCCTGGAGCAGATCATCATGAGCAAGCTGACGGCGGCCGTGACCGAGTGGGATCCGCTGACCGATCACATCCCGATTCACATCTGGATTCAGCCGTGGGCGGGAATTTTGGGGTCGAAAATGGAGGAGTCCATTTATCCGACGATTCGGGAGAAGTTGAGTAAGGCGCTGAAGGCGTGGAATCCGGAGGATCGGTCGGCACGGGCGATGATTACGCCGTGGAAGGGCGTAATGGCGGAGGAGGATCTGCAGGTGTTTCTCACGAAGAACATTATTCCGAAGCTGGAGCTGAGGCTGACGGAGCTGGTGATCAATCCGCTGCAGCAGGACTTGGAAATCTTCAACCAGGTCTGGGAGTGGCACGAACTCATCTCCACCATCCAGATGGCTTCCATCCTGGACAAGTACTTCTTCCCCAAGTGGATCCAAACGCTTGTCTTGTGGTTGAACCAGTCACCCAACTTTGATCAGGTCACCCGCTGGTACCAGGGTTGGAAGTCCCAGCTAACCGACGACATTGTCCGCCAGACCAACATCAAGGAAAACTTCCGCAAAGCCCTGGATCTGATGCAGCGTTCGATCGGCATCACCACCGGAAGctcctccagcagcagcagctcagcGCTTCCGGAACCAATGGACACGATCCCGCCGCCACCGGTGCCACCCTCAATGTCCGCCTCCAAGCCGGTGATGCTGGATTTGGACACGGCGCCGTCGCTAGAGTTCAAGGAGCTGGTGTCGCAAAAGTGTGCCGAGCGGGGAATCATTTTTGCACCGATGCCGGGACGGCGCGAGATGGGCAAGCAGGTCTACCGAGTTGGGAAGCTGTTCTGCTACATCGATCGGTCAGTTTGTATTGTGAGCTTCGATGGAGGCGTCTCGTGGACGCCGGTGTCGCTGCCGGCACTGATTGAGCGGGCTATCAATGGGTAG
- the LOC120429748 gene encoding uncharacterized protein LOC120429748: MDSKQFAEFMGKFQEMIGSLKKAPAAPVERPAAVASVPLPPPLELDGDMERNFDFFEESWKYYASAVGMDKWPEAQNEQKTSILLSVVGTEALKKYFNFELTAVEKKDPKLALAAIKRKVVRERNKFIDWFDFFSLSQGTEERIDDYLCRLKSQAKMCKFGVLEEDLLKYKLVTSIKWLKLRTKLLTMQNLTEAQAVDFCRAEEIAEQHPISEQRSASVNKVKKHAKNCKFCGEMHDFTKGSCPAFGKRCYRCGGKNHFEAVCKAERRKKLKRKSRVQKVLVDSSTDGDLAETESTSSESATIGKVSDGSGGHVEANLDMCIAGKWQSVQCELDTGANASLVGHSWLQRMTGRAHSDLQPSKYRLHGFGGGEIPVIGQTTIRCRQYGRKYNLVLQVVDVEQGPLLSAHVCRTLGFLEFGKMTRVNMPVSTKRSICRIEAQCVGSVAGQDRQPTRTRCDRTTGGPRQPQTDDPVRARRTTNGASCGLGRYTKFSRLVIKLFASSSHTSSEQAPVVFRNIQHFVV; the protein is encoded by the exons ATGGATTCGAAGCAGTTTGCCGAGTTTATGGGAAAGTTCCAGGAGATGATTGGATCGTTGAAGAAGGCGCCGGCTGCGCCTGTGGAAAGACCGGCGGCAGTGGCATCGGTTCCTCTTCCGCCCCCGCTGGAACTGGATGGAGACATGGAgagaaacttcgattttttcgaagaaagTTGGAAGTATTACGCCAGTGCGGTTGGGATGGACAAGTGGCCAGAGGCTCAAAACGAGCAGAAAACCAGCATCCTGCTGTCGGTGGTTGGAACGGAGGCTTTAAAGAAGTATTTCAACTTCGAACTGACCGCCGTGGAGAAGAAGGACCCGAAGCTGGCATTGGCGGCGATCAAGCGGAAGGTTGTACGTGAGCGGAACAAGTTCATCGATTGGTTTGATTTCTTCTCGCTGTCTCAGGGGACGGAGGAAAGAATCGATGACTACTTGTGTCGATTGAAGTCGCAAGCGAAGATGTGTAAGTTTGGAGTCCTGGAAGAAGATTTGCTGAAGTACAAGCTCGTCACGTCGATCAAATGGTTGAAGCTGCGCACGAAGCTGTTGACGATGCAGAATCTGACGGAGGCACAAGCAGTTGATTTTTGCCGCGCGGAGGAAATTGCCGAGCAGCACCCGATTTCCGAGCAACGAAGTGCAAGCGTGAACAAAGTGAAGAAGCATGCAAAAAACTGCAAGTTTTGTGGCGAAATGCATGACTTCACGAAAGGCAGTTGTCCAGCGTTCGGCAAGCGGTGCTATCGTTGTGGCGGAAAGAACCATTTCGAAGCAGTGTGCAAGGCAGAGCGTCGGAAGAAGCTAAAGCGGAAGTCTCGTGTGCAGAAAGTGCTTGTGGATAGCAGTACCGACGGTGACTTGGCGGAGACGGAGTCGACGAGCAGCGAAAGTGCAACAATCGGAAAAGTTTCCGATGGAAGTGGTGGGCATGTTGAAGCTAATCTGGACATGTGCATCGCTGGAAAGTGGCAGTCAGTTCAGTGCGAATTGGATACAGGGGCAAACGCCAGCCTCGTGGGACACAGTTGGTTACAGCGGATGACCGGAAGAGCCCACAGTGATCTTCAACCGTCGAAGTACCGCCTTCATGGCTTTGGTGGCGGCGAGATTCCTGTGATCGGTCAGACGACTATCCGTTGTCGGCAATACGGCCGTAAGTACAACCTGGTCCTACAAGTGGTCGATGTTGAGCAAGGTCCGTTGCTATCTGCGCACGTGTGTCGCACTTTGGGCTTCTTGGAGTTCGGCAAAATGACTCGCGTCAACATGCCGGTTTCTACCAAGCGCAGCATCTGCCGCATTGAAGCTCAGTGTGTAGGTAGCGTTGCCGGGCAAGATCGTCAACCAACAAGAACGCGCTGTGATCGTACGACAGGCGGCCCGCGGCAGCCGCAGACGGATGATCCAGTCCGCGCACGGCGAACCACGAATGGTGCTAGCTGTGGTCTTGGCCGCTACACGAAGTTTTCGAGACTTG TCATCaagctttttgcctctagcagTCACACATCATCCGAACAAGCTCCAGTGGTCTTCAGAAACATCCAGCATTTTGTGGTTTAG